A genomic stretch from Streptomyces sp. QL37 includes:
- a CDS encoding DUF881 domain-containing protein, giving the protein MNNGMSGGQNPGDARQPGNEFKPGSGGPAGALPPEAPEAPGTGPAPSEPARSEEVTGRQRLRAGLWPPRVSRAQLIVALLLFVLGLGLAIQVRSNSDNSALRGARQEDLVRILDELDNRTQRLEDEKQRLDDQRTELENSSDQAEEARKQTLEKERQLGILAGTVAAHGPGITLTISDPAGAVEADMLLDTIQELRAAGAEAIEINGVRVVANTYFSGDGGELRVDGRKVESPYEFKVIGKPQDLEPALNIPGGVVQTLEKEQATAEVARADDIVVDALRPPKQPDYARSSPQ; this is encoded by the coding sequence ATGAACAACGGGATGAGCGGCGGACAGAACCCCGGTGACGCGCGGCAGCCGGGCAACGAATTCAAGCCCGGCAGCGGGGGGCCGGCCGGCGCGCTCCCGCCGGAAGCGCCCGAAGCGCCCGGGACCGGCCCCGCACCGTCCGAGCCCGCCCGGTCGGAGGAGGTCACGGGACGCCAGCGGCTGCGGGCAGGCCTCTGGCCGCCCAGGGTGAGCAGGGCCCAACTGATCGTGGCGCTCCTGCTGTTCGTCCTCGGTCTGGGCCTGGCCATCCAGGTCAGGTCGAACAGTGACAACAGCGCCCTGCGCGGGGCCCGCCAGGAGGACCTGGTCCGCATCCTCGACGAGCTCGACAACCGGACCCAGCGCCTCGAGGACGAGAAGCAGCGCCTCGACGACCAGCGCACGGAGCTGGAGAACAGCTCCGACCAGGCGGAGGAGGCCCGCAAGCAGACGCTCGAGAAGGAGCGGCAGCTCGGTATCCTGGCAGGTACCGTCGCCGCGCACGGCCCCGGGATCACGCTGACCATCAGTGACCCGGCCGGCGCGGTGGAGGCCGACATGCTCCTCGACACCATCCAGGAGCTGCGCGCGGCGGGCGCCGAGGCCATCGAGATCAACGGCGTGCGGGTGGTGGCGAACACATACTTCTCCGGTGACGGGGGAGAGTTGAGAGTCGACGGCCGGAAGGTCGAGTCTCCCTACGAGTTCAAGGTCATCGGCAAGCCGCAGGACCTGGAGCCGGCTCTGAACATTCCCGGTGGAGTGGTGCAGACGCTCGAGAAGGAGCAGGCCACGGCGGAGGTGGCGCGCGCCGACGACATCGTCGTGGACGCCTTGCGGCCCCCGAAGCAGCCTGATTACGCTCGGTCGTCGCCCCAGTGA
- a CDS encoding FHA domain-containing protein, producing the protein MKLFAKLFGKSAREDSNSAARHRAPRQGAEEQGSERPLFRDEVQGGAGGSGASSVDPGGAGRIGFGEPSTSNTGGGFAPAPEGSSMPVCTRCGHRNAEASRFCSNCGAPLRGGVPERASETTSTISISGIEAYEAEATGQTAVPSLSPEAQAAVDALPAGSALLVVRRGPNSGSRFLLDGDLTTAGRHPQSDIFLDDVTVSRRHVEFHRNPDGSFTVGDVGSLNGTYVNRERIDSVALTNGDEVQIGKYRLVFYASQRGV; encoded by the coding sequence GTGAAGTTGTTTGCGAAGTTGTTCGGAAAGAGCGCCCGCGAGGACAGCAACAGCGCTGCCCGCCACCGCGCTCCGCGTCAGGGTGCCGAGGAGCAGGGTTCGGAGCGCCCGCTCTTCCGCGACGAGGTCCAGGGGGGCGCCGGTGGGTCCGGCGCGTCGTCCGTTGACCCCGGAGGTGCGGGGCGCATAGGTTTCGGTGAACCATCGACCTCGAATACGGGTGGAGGGTTCGCCCCCGCTCCGGAGGGCTCGTCCATGCCGGTTTGTACGAGGTGCGGGCATCGCAATGCCGAGGCCAGCCGTTTCTGTTCCAACTGCGGTGCGCCGTTGAGGGGTGGAGTGCCCGAGCGAGCGTCGGAGACGACCTCGACCATCTCGATCTCCGGTATCGAGGCGTACGAGGCCGAGGCGACAGGCCAGACGGCCGTTCCGTCGCTCTCGCCGGAGGCCCAGGCCGCCGTCGACGCCCTGCCCGCGGGTTCCGCGCTGCTGGTGGTGCGACGCGGCCCGAACTCCGGAAGCCGCTTCCTGCTGGACGGTGACCTGACGACGGCCGGCCGTCACCCGCAGAGCGACATCTTCCTCGACGACGTGACCGTGTCGCGGCGTCATGTGGAGTTCCACAGGAACCCGGACGGTAGTTTCACCGTGGGAGACGTCGGCAGCCTCAACGGCACCTATGTCAACCGCGAGCGCATCGATTCCGTCGCGCTGACGAACGGCGACGAAGTCCAGATCGGGAAGTACCGGCTGGTCTTCTACGCGAGCCAGCGAGGCGTGTGA
- a CDS encoding MerR family transcriptional regulator, translated as MLRTPTGGAGHGTAAAGERAMSIGTVLLQLRDEFPEVTISKIRFLETEGLIEPQRTPSGYRKFGPADVERLAQVLRMQRDHYLPLRVIREHLEALARGEQVALPSGGAPGDPADALRDQDLGQPTAARIGRSELLAATEATEEQLDEWESYGLIVPAAGGSYDAEAVNVARLVSDLGRFGLEPRHLRAVKAAAEREAGLVEQVVAPLRRHRNPQTRAHAEATAKELADLSVRLHAALVQSALKAGFH; from the coding sequence ATGCTGCGAACACCGACAGGCGGTGCCGGTCACGGCACCGCCGCCGCTGGCGAGCGCGCGATGAGCATCGGCACGGTGCTTCTGCAGCTGCGCGACGAATTTCCCGAGGTCACCATCTCCAAGATCCGCTTCCTGGAGACGGAGGGGCTCATCGAGCCCCAGCGGACGCCGTCGGGCTACCGGAAGTTCGGCCCCGCCGACGTCGAGCGGCTGGCGCAGGTGCTGCGCATGCAGCGGGACCACTACCTGCCGCTCAGGGTCATCCGTGAGCACCTGGAGGCCCTCGCTCGCGGTGAGCAGGTGGCGCTGCCGTCCGGAGGGGCTCCGGGTGATCCCGCCGACGCCCTCCGGGACCAGGACCTGGGGCAGCCCACCGCCGCCCGTATCGGACGCTCCGAGCTCCTGGCGGCCACGGAGGCAACCGAGGAGCAGCTCGACGAGTGGGAGTCGTACGGGCTGATCGTGCCCGCCGCCGGCGGGAGCTACGACGCCGAGGCGGTGAATGTGGCACGGCTGGTGTCGGACCTGGGCAGATTCGGTCTCGAACCTCGGCATCTGCGGGCCGTCAAAGCGGCCGCGGAGCGTGAGGCGGGGCTGGTCGAGCAGGTGGTCGCGCCGCTGCGCCGGCACCGGAATCCGCAGACCAGGGCACATGCGGAGGCCACCGCCAAGGAGCTCGCCGACCTCTCCGTCCGGCTCCACGCGGCGCTCGTGCAGAGCGCTCTGAAGGCCGGCTTCCACTGA
- a CDS encoding bifunctional nuclease family protein gives MNELDVVGVRVEMPSNQPIVLLREVGGDRYLPIWIGPGEATAIAFAQQGMAPARPLTHDLFKDVLEAVGQELTEVRITDLREGVFYAELVFASGVEVSARPSDAIALALRTGTPIYGSDGVLDDAGIAIPDEQEDEVEKFREFLDQISPEDFGTNSQ, from the coding sequence GTGAACGAGCTCGACGTTGTGGGTGTCCGGGTGGAAATGCCCTCCAACCAACCGATCGTGCTCCTGCGTGAAGTGGGAGGCGACCGGTACCTCCCTATTTGGATCGGCCCTGGGGAAGCGACCGCGATCGCCTTCGCCCAGCAGGGCATGGCTCCGGCCAGGCCGCTGACCCATGATCTCTTCAAGGATGTGCTCGAGGCCGTAGGCCAGGAGCTCACCGAGGTCCGCATCACGGACCTGCGGGAAGGGGTTTTCTACGCGGAGCTGGTCTTTGCGAGCGGGGTCGAGGTGAGCGCGCGTCCGTCCGACGCCATAGCGCTCGCCCTGCGCACCGGCACGCCGATCTACGGCAGTGACGGGGTGCTGGACGACGCGGGCATCGCCATCCCGGACGAGCAGGAGGACGAGGTGGAGAAGTTCCGCGAGTTCCTCGACCAGATCTCGCCGGAGGACTTCGGCACCAACAGCCAGTGA
- a CDS encoding MerR family transcriptional regulator: protein MRSSGDGTAAGGPYRQHGSAADHSIRQPVQPAVVAADGVGVAGDIGYRGPTACAAAGITYRQLDYWARTGLVEPSVRPAYGSGTQRLYSFRDVVLLKIVKRFLDTGVALQNIRTTVQHLRARGFTDLERMTLMSDGATVYECSSPDEVVNLLQGGQGVFGIAVGVVWRDVDAALSQLHGERVDTGETLIGHNPADELARRRNRAG from the coding sequence GTGAGAAGCAGCGGCGACGGTACGGCTGCGGGTGGGCCGTACCGGCAGCACGGCAGTGCGGCCGACCACTCCATCAGACAGCCGGTTCAGCCGGCTGTGGTGGCAGCGGACGGTGTGGGAGTGGCAGGGGACATCGGCTATCGGGGGCCGACAGCGTGCGCGGCGGCCGGGATCACCTACCGACAGCTCGATTACTGGGCGCGTACGGGGCTCGTCGAACCGAGCGTGCGTCCGGCGTACGGGTCGGGGACACAGCGTCTCTACAGTTTCCGGGACGTGGTCCTCCTCAAGATCGTGAAGCGTTTCCTGGACACGGGGGTCGCTCTGCAGAACATCCGGACCACCGTTCAGCACCTCAGGGCGCGCGGATTCACGGATCTCGAGCGGATGACCCTGATGAGCGACGGTGCGACGGTCTACGAGTGCTCCTCGCCCGACGAGGTCGTGAATCTCCTCCAGGGCGGCCAGGGCGTCTTCGGTATCGCCGTCGGTGTCGTCTGGAGGGATGTCGACGCGGCGCTGTCCCAGCTCCACGGGGAGCGTGTCGACACGGGGGAGACCCTGATCGGCCACAACCCCGCCGATGAACTGGCGCGTCGGCGCAATCGCGCGGGCTGA